The following are from one region of the Dreissena polymorpha isolate Duluth1 chromosome 2, UMN_Dpol_1.0, whole genome shotgun sequence genome:
- the LOC127869659 gene encoding M-phase inducer phosphatase 1-like: MRMRLFDDVTCDEISHEDLECVMTPASKACNDSHDMAFKCTPDAPNSMDIFRKSLSPRVSANAVRKSLFSGKRSAGADVNSSPIQALKKARDCSETGNQALPTSLKNLFNNIEQAIETLEIDDKVADGSRDYALPTIPGRHQDLRSISPEVMADVVGGRYTHVFSDVTIVDCRYPYEFEGGHIKGAVNLFTKDDVNALLDKPLNGDKRHVLIFHCEFSSERGPKMYRFLRSQDRELNKNQYPALLFPEVYLLHGGYMAFFNKFKNLCDPVSYKPMLHEDHSADLRHFRVKSKSWTAGEKQEVALYSVVDIVVEELTFVFHVLLNYDSAVHDLFHFAPPSSESSLLIRQQLLGLTWRSQRHANVRRPALQSHRHNAAIMLRMVADRLFYSALWRRCSNGAKSSGEP, encoded by the exons atgag AATGAGATTGTTCGATGACGTCACGTGTGATGAGATCTCGCACGAGGATCTCGAATGCGTGATGACCCCTGCCAGCAAGGCGTGCAACGACTCACATGACATGGCGTTTAAGTGCACCCCAGATGCGCCAAACTCG ATGGATATTTTTCGCAAAAGTCTGTCACCAAGGGTTTCAGCAAATGCCGTGCGTAAGAGTTTGTTTTCGGGCAAACGTTCTGCGGGGGCGGACGTTAACAGTTCGCCGATCCAAGCATTGAAGAAAGCGAGAGATTGTAGCGAAACCGGTAACCAAGCACTTCCGACATCTCTTAAAAATCTCTTTAACAACATCGAGCAAGCAATTGAAACGCTCGAGATAGACGACAAGGTCGCAGACGGATCACGTGATTACGCATTGCCCACAATTCCTGGTCGTCATCAGGATTTAAGGTCGATATCACCGGAAGTGATGGCAGATGTTGTAGGTGGACGCTACACTCACGTGTTCAGTGACGTCACGATTGTCGACTGCCGCTACCCGTACGAGTTTGAAGGCGGTCACATAAAAGGGGCGGTCAATCTCTTCACCAAAGATGACGTCAATGCTCTTCTTGATAAGCCTTTAAATGGAGACAAACGTCACGTGCTCATTTTTCATTGCGAATTCTCGTCTGAGAGGGGACCTAAGATGTACCGTTTCCTGCGTAGTCAGGACCGCGAACTAAACAAGAATCAGTACCCAGCCCTTCTGTTCCCCGAGGTGTACCTGCTCCATGGTGGATACATGGCATTCTTCAACAAATTTAAG aATTTGTGTGATCCGGTTTCTTACAAGCCTATGCTGCACGAAGATCATTCCGCGGATCTTCGTCACTTCCGGGTCAAGTCTAAATCATGGACCGCGGGAGAAAAGCA ggaagttgccctttactccgtg GTGGATATAGTTGTGGAAGAGCTCACGTTCGTGTTTCACGTGTTACTCAATTATGACTCTGCAGTTCATGATCTGTTCCACTTTGCTCcgcccagctctgaatccagcctgctaATCCGCCAGCAGCTACTCGGCCTTACTTGGCGATCG CAACGCCATGCTAACGTCAGGCGCCCTGCCCTGCAGTCGCATCGCCATAACGCGGCGATTATGTTGAGAATGGTTGCGGATCGGCTTTTTTACAGCGCGCTGTGGAGACGCTGTAGCAACGGTGCGAAATCTTCTGGAGAGCCGTGA